CAGTAGAGTCAAATCACCCGCCAGACACCAGTTAGTATTTTGATTAACCTTACGCAACTAATTGTGTACCGGTGTCACTTAATCGATCTCATTACTTCTGAATAATTCTTATAtcattgtttatttattgtatacACTTCGCTCACGAAGTGTCTGCGTATTACTACAATTAGTATTCAGAAAGCACACCAATGATCAAGATAGTGCATGCTAATGAAGTAATAAATTACTGACTTAAAGATGTTTAATCGGAAGTATATAAGTCCTCAATCAAAGAACAATGCTTTTAGTTTGCTATCAACTGTTCCTAAGACAAGTTCGAGTGGTATAGAAAAATATTCTACAAAACACCATGGAATCAAAACAATTTGATGAGCTTAACCCCAAAAGCTTGTGGGAAAGAGCGATTCAACCGAATTTTGTAAGCCTTATTACGGAAGAATATTGTTGGATTATCAACTTACAAACGTCAGGTACATGGGAAGCTTTTGCTAGGCCAGAAAACATGGAAAAGAACCGAAACAGCTTAGTCCCATGTTGGGATCATACTAGAGTTAAGTTGACTACAAGTGGATCCGTGTCAGACTTTATCCACGCCAATTATGTGGACGGTTTTGAAGAGAAGAAAAAGTTCATCTGCACCCAAGCACCGAAAACCAACACATTGATCGACTTCTTCCAGATGGTCTTTAATGAAAATAGTCGCATCATCATCATGCTGTTGAATGTGACACACAGTTGCTGTCAGTATTGGCCTTCCGCAGAAGATGATCCTCTACAAGCTGGTCAgtttacaatcaaaacatttcaAAGGAAGACACTCTCGAATTACATTGTGACAGAATTGAGTGTCACTAATAAATTCATTGGACTACAACGTAGAGTTTACCATTTTTTGTACACTGACTGGACAGAAGACGGCGCTCCTAACGACGTGGGCAAGTTTTACAAGTTTGTGCTAACAATCAATCATATGCGCACGGCTTTACAAACAAGAGTATTGGGTAATTTTGAACAAACAGGACCTATCATTGTGCACTGCTCCACGGGAATTGGACGAACGGGAGTTTTTTGTGTGATAGACTACGCCCTCCATCAACTACGAAAAACTTCAAAAATGTCTCTACCAAAGATCGTGATGAGCATCCGGCAGCAGAGGCATTCGAGTGTTGTTATTCCAGAAGAATATTTGTTTTGTTACCGTGTGGTGCTACATTTTTTGGCTGAAATGAATGATCGACTGCGTGATAAAGAAAAAAAGGATTATTCAGAActgccaaaaataaaaaatcatccaCTTTACAGttgaaaatttaagtaattacAGTGTAGAATGTGGACTGATGTAGTAAAAGCTTCCATTCTATATTTTAGTTAGTTCAAATCTCGAAACTACTACACTGAATTATATTAGTATAGCATGAGTATAATAGTGTTATGCTTCCGATTAATATTCATTAGCACGGGCAAGTTAGACACTAAATTCTCACATGAACAAGATTTAAAATTCAAGGTCTAGTTTTTATGATGCATATATAACGCCTTCGTCAGTTTTCAACTAAGCCATGAAAGTGAAACAACGTGTACGTAGAAATACGCAAAGGGATTCATAAACCTTCGGTTATCCAGCAAAAAGCAGTTTGAGAAGATACAGTAATGATTTTATAACACTTACTTTGTTTACAGTCCAAATTCAAAATGTCTACTGCCATCATTCAACGGGAACGTCAAGAGTACCAAGACAAAGTTGATGCATTGAAACTCGCTAAATTGGAGTTAGAACGGTTGCCCGATTCTCCAGACATCCAGGCTAAGATACGTGCCATTGAAAGTAAAATAGCAAGTGGTCAAAGTTCAATCGTGCAAATAAACAACATCTGTAAGGGTCACTATTAAACAATCTTATATTGCATTGAGAGTTTTATTTGTTCTGATCCTTCTTTAGAAAGTAATTACCGTGAAATCTTCACTAAGTTATTGTTATATTGTGGAGTCAGAGTTAAAGTACGCAGAAGAATTACTTACCAAGTCAAAAACTTGAAATCATACAAAAATTAGATATCTATGATCAACAAACTGTAGAAACCTTGTTTGTATTAGTATTTCTTGCGGACAAGTAGTATTTTTGATCTAATCAGTATATTGCATATGCATGacgctttaaaaaaaacttcccttATTAAACAGAAGGATTCAGAAATCTTAAAAAGGATttgatttttaattgttttgtataCTTTCTAATCCTTCGGAATCCTTTTTAATACCTTCTATTGTGGGCGTTTAACACGTGTAAATTATTTTGAATCCTCTTGTTTAATAAGGGTTATAACATATTTTGTCATGGTAAGGCTTAGATTTGTTAAGCTGTTCAATCTACGCTGTGGTATAACGTACTTCTACTAAAATGATCCCTACCCACATAACCCGGGAGATCATCGATCTATTATAATTTGTGATTTGGTGTTAGTTTTTTTCCGAACTTTAGATAACCTATCACTTACTCTTACAAGTAATAACAGACGTTTACGTAACGTCTTCTTGACATTAAATATCTCTTATCGGTCACATATGATaaagtaaaaaagtaaacaatgttcAGTTGCGAGCATTTAAATATAGAACCAAGTCATCATATTTCCATCTCAGGCTTTCGAAACAACTAGTGAGAACCAGACGTAGTGTGAAATGCAATCAGTGCGAGACGCGATGAAGCATAAAGATTGTGAAATTTCTACTTTTGAAAGTTTGTGGGCTAGAGCGAATCAGCCAAATTTTTCAAGCCTAGTTTGGGAAGAACACCATGGGATTGTAACCACTCAAGAATCAGGTACTTGGAAAGCTTTTGTGAAGCTGAAAAACAGGAATAAGAACCGGAGTAGCTCTGTTCCCTGTTGGGATCACACTCGGGTCATCTTATTGTCGTACGATCTTGGAATCTCGAATTACATTCATGCGAATTACGTTGATGGCTTCAAAGATAAGAGAAAGTTCATTTGCACACAAGCTCCTAAGATGAACACAGTCAAGAGCTTCTGGAGAATGGTGTGGAATGAAAACAGCCGCATTATAGTCATGCTGATGAACTTGACATTCCATAATGAGAACCAATGCTTTCCGTATTTGCATCACGAAGAAAACGGCTTCATCAACATTGGTGACTATACAatcatgaccaaaaaaaaaaagaactggtgCTCATATTATTAAAACAGATCTGTTATTAATGAATAAATTCTCTGAGGAGTCGCGTCAAATTTGCCACTTTTCATACACTGACTGGACGAGCGACGGCACACCTGGTAGTCCACCCCAATTTTATGAATTCGTCAGAAGAGTCAACGAAGTACGTTTGGAAATCGCACAAAGATTGAAAATCCATCATCGACAATCAGGTCCTATTGTCGTACACTGCACCACAGGGATCGGACGAACTGGAATTTTCTGCACCACAGACCTTGCTTTGTTTCAAATGATAAACACCTCACGGATATGTCTACCAGCAATTGTTAGAAGCATTAGACAACAGAGACACTCTAGTGTTATCATTCCCGAACAGTATTTCTTCTGTTACCGTGTTATCTTGCACTTTATATCAGTCCTGAAGAAAAAAACGAAAATGCACAGCAATAAAATGAAACTACCGAACAGTAGTGAAATTGATATGATGCTACTGACCGATTGAAACGTAAATATATTCGTAAATGTATTCTTGACTGCTTAGTAGCgatattattaacattttaatgtcCTAGTGACTCATTCCCAAACAAGTCCGCTCGGTATAATCGAATTGTTGTATTGTAACGTCGCATAACATTATCATTACTTTACTTTCTCAGGCTTTATGAAGTTATCGTTAATAAAATTAACTTGAAAAGCCTGTTAATAAACAACAAACCTTTACAATTATGCAAAAGACTTTGGGTTTTTCCTTCGAgactaataaattataaaactgcCATTGTGTCTGGCCTTTTTGAGACGGTAGTAATAAACGAAGATTATAAACATTCGTATGCGCATACTGATGATGACAACATAGATGCCTTGCATTAGTGTGATATCGGGATAGCTCTATTTTACACcttatacttataataaatagcGCTTTCTTTTAATAGAATATACAAATGTTGatctatataaattatttatcataATGAGGATCTTTAAACGCTGTAACATGAGTTAGGCATGGGAATTCGATATTTCATCTATtgatttaagaattttaataagtGAGACAAAGAAATGTTAAGTTCAAGGCCAAGCGCTCATCATATATAATCTAGATCACCTACATTCGCTTCAATTCAAAGTTATTCCTTACCGAGTCAACTTGTTCTCTGAAGCATTTTCTCCGAAAGTAAAAATGAACCAGCGCGTGAGTACACAATTTCATTTTATCCCTCATTGATTGGTTGTAAAGTTATTGATAGTTGAATTTGATCAGTTAATTATCTAGAGTATTTCTATTAATGGAAAACTGCTCTTCAGTCTTTAATTGACCTCAGTACAAACACTCCCTTAGTAAGAATTCTTTAACAATGAGGTTGCATAACATGAGATGTGCAAGGTAAGACATTGTGGTTCTGAATTTTAATGAAGTTTGTACGCCTGTGCCATAATAACATTTACGAATGTTGTGTAAAGTGGAACCCCTCTGACGTTCCGTGCTCTCTAAATTTGATAGAATACATTTGTTAAAGTTGCGAAGATATTTCTCCTTTCCTAAATAACAAATCAGAACTGAGAGATGTAGTGCAAGCTTTGAATGTCTATGAAAGCACAAAAAGTAACTAATCAATATTTGCAACAAAACATGCAGTCATCAATAAATTAAGACCTTTATTTATCATAACATCAAATATtgtttgttgcagtctaatatgaaTCAGTCACTTGAACAAGTGCAACGTCAAATAAATCTGATTCGGAGTCATATCATCTCATTAAAACAGTACAAAGAGCAGCTTGGACAAATGACGAAGTCACTTTATATCTTAAAGGAGATCATTGCAATTGAAAAACAAATTGCAGAACACGAAAACAAATTACAACAAATGTATAATATTTTCAACGGAACCCATTAAACAATCGTATGTCATCAGAATTTTGTCATTAATTTATTCTACCAAAGTTTTTACATGAAAGGAATTCATTACTGAAGAAATGTAGTTATATGATATTAATACACCTTATTGTTTGTTGCAGTATAATGTGAACCAGTTACCTGATCAGGTCCGGCTTGAAATAGCTTGGCACCGTGGTCATATCATCTTACTAAGACGGACCAGACTTCAGCTTCAACGAGAACCAGTTTCACCTCTTATTCACGAAAGAATCCTTTCAATCGAAAACCAAATTGCAGAACATGAAAATAGGTTACTACAAATGAATCGTGTTTTTATTGGAACTTATTAAACATTCGCATGTTATAACAATGttgttatttatttgatttttcccTATAAAAGGTGTGTTCTGTCATTAACTACATATCGAGCGTGTCTTGACATGAGTAATTATTATCACTAAGTCAAATACCTGGAGTTCTGCAGGGTTTTATATCAAGAAATCATAAAATAGAATACGCCTATTACTGTTCCGATCCCCAGCGagaaagttatattattttagaaTCAGAATAGATTTGATATATTTACGACACGTGAATATTATAATCTCGAttgatttacaaacaaatatacatactCATATGCATGATAATAGGGGTTAAGGGTTAAATGTGTGCACTGGACAATGTATGGAAACGAAATTCAGTCTGTTCAATAACGCTTTTTCGACTAGTTCTTTTTCATTGAAACTCGCTATTGACAGCAAAAACAAAATGGAAGGGCGTGTAAGTAGACTATATTTGATTTCGT
The DNA window shown above is from Bacillus rossius redtenbacheri isolate Brsri chromosome 2, Brsri_v3, whole genome shotgun sequence and carries:
- the LOC134528898 gene encoding tyrosine-protein phosphatase non-receptor type 9-like, which translates into the protein MESKQFDELNPKSLWERAIQPNFVSLITEEYCWIINLQTSGTWEAFARPENMEKNRNSLVPCWDHTRVKLTTSGSVSDFIHANYVDGFEEKKKFICTQAPKTNTLIDFFQMVFNENSRIIIMLLNVTHSCCQYWPSAEDDPLQAGQFTIKTFQRKTLSNYIVTELSVTNKFIGLQRRVYHFLYTDWTEDGAPNDVGKFYKFVLTINHMRTALQTRVLGNFEQTGPIIVHCSTGIGRTGVFCVIDYALHQLRKTSKMSLPKIVMSIRQQRHSSVVIPEEYLFCYRVVLHFLAEMNDRLRDKEKKDYSELPKIKNHPLYS